TAATGTTCTCTCTTTCTTACTTCTGAGAGAACTCCAGCTCTAGCACATTTTCTTTTAAATCTTCTTAGAGCACTTTCTAATGTTTCATTTTCTCCAACCTTAATTTCTGACATCTGTATCCCTCCCTCCGCTAGCACAATTCAAATTTTAAATTTAAACTAGCTTCTATATGGGCTAAATAGCACATTTTTTATTATACAA
This genomic window from Clostridium pasteurianum DSM 525 = ATCC 6013 contains:
- the rpsU gene encoding 30S ribosomal protein S21 translates to MSEIKVGENETLESALRRFKRKCARAGVLSEVRKREHYEKPSVKRKKKSEAARKRKFK